One window from the genome of Sebastes umbrosus isolate fSebUmb1 chromosome 12, fSebUmb1.pri, whole genome shotgun sequence encodes:
- the ly97.3 gene encoding CD59 glycoprotein, protein MKLLALALTVALLFTAGEALNCHRCVSKKAGGTCELTVETCKPEKDACAAASFLREPHGQYQKCMALSDCEMLKMNAYIDINCCTEDMCNTL, encoded by the exons atgAAGCTGTTGGCCTTGGCTTTAACCGTCGCCCTGCTGTTTACAGCTG gTGAAGCCCTGAACTGCCACCGGTGTGTCTCCAAAAAGGCCGGAGGAACCTGTGAGCTCACTGTAGAGACCTGTAAACCAGAGAAGGATGCCTGCGCTGCTGCCAGCTTCCTCAGAGAACCAC ATGGCCAATACCAGAAATGCATGGCACTGTCAGACTGCGAAATGCTGAAGATGAACGCCTACATCGACATCAACTGCTGTACCGAAGACATGTGCAACACCTTGTAA
- the LOC119499060 gene encoding wiskott-Aldrich syndrome protein family member 2-like: MLFYGPPMMMKEHLNIYWSDSWNYKAGLPLTIDIKPRHVQEEEEEIAGLDDEDVLGLLGLNDEDVLCLLDMDNEALLDRLVLVLDGEVHFPGLDDEAEVDVAGPDEEVAEPRRGDGEGVEDKRDSRPPSPPHKQFPPPNFGMNWTRQDPAAHIPAFYPALHADPYSLPFAFPPAAPYAAPPPLACPFAPPFVCPYAHPFSDPFACPFAAPPSVDPPIFFMLIPHPDVPVQVSGAGVVAETFGPSSLPSLGSSKRRRREESEEEEEEEEEQDAKRRR, encoded by the exons atgttgttttatggCCCCCCCATGATGATGAAGGAGCACCTGAACATCTACTGGTCTGACTCCTGGAACTACAAAGCAG gtTTGCCTTTGACCATCGACATTAAGCCTCGCCATgtccaggaggaggaagaagagatcgCTGGTCTGGATGATGAAGACGTCCTTGGCCTTCTTGGTCTGAATGATGAGGACGTTCTTTGTCTCCTTGACATGGACAATGAAGCCCTTCTTGATCGGCTTGTGCTCGTTCTGGACGGTGAGGTGCACTTTCCTGGTCTGGATGACGAGGCGGAGGTAGACGTCGCTGGTCCTGATGAAGAGGTGGCCGAGCCTCGTAGAGGTGACGGAGAAG GTGTGGAAGATAAAAGAGATTCCagacctccctctcctccacacaAGCAGTTCCCACCACCGAactttgggatgaactggacACGACAGGATCCTGCTGCACACATTCCTGCTTTTTATCCTGCTCTCCATGCTGACCCTTATTCTCTTCCCTTCGCTTTTCCCCCTGCTGCTCCTTATGCtgcccctcctcctcttgcttGTCCCTTTGCTCCTCCTTTTGTTTGTCCCTATGCTCATCCTTTTTCTGATCCTTTTGCTTGTCCTTTTGCTGCTCCTCCTTCTGTTGATCCTcctatttttttcatgctgatcCCCCATCCTGATGTTCCTGTGCAGGTTTCAGGTGCTGGAGTAGTAGCTGAGACCTTTGGGCCATCCTCACTTCCCAGCCTCGGCTCCTCCAAACGGAGAAGAAGGGaagagagcgaggaggaggaggaggaggaggaggagcaggatgcTAAAAGGCGGAGGTGA
- the LOC119499063 gene encoding gamma-crystallin N-A-like, translating to MSQYSGKIVFYEGKCFTGRKLEICSDCDNFQDRGFMNRVNSVRVESGAFICFDHPDFKGQQYILEHGEYPEFQRWNAHNDHMGSCRPIRMHGEHYRMELFEADNFSGQCVELCDDCPFLQARGLTKSCVNSVKVYGDGAWVLYEEPNYRGRMYIVERGNYCTHTEWQAENPNIQSIRRVANYF from the exons ATGTCTCAGTACTCAGGAAAG ATCGTGTTCTATGAGGGAAAATGTTTCActgggaggaagctggagaTCTGCAGTGACTGCGACAACTTCCAGGACCGTGGCTTCATGAACAGGGTCAACTCTGTCCGTGTGGAGAGCGGGGCCTTCATCTGCTTTGACCACCCAGACTTCAAGGGCCAACAGTACATTCTCGAGCACGGAGAGTACCCCGAATTCCAGCGCTGGAATGCCCATAACGATCACATGGGCTCCTGCAGGCCAATCAGGATG CACGGAGAGCACTACAGGATGGAGCTGTTCGAGGCAGACAACTTCTCTGGCCAGTGTGTGGAGCTGTGCGACGACTGTCCGTTCCTGCAGGCACGAGGCCTGACCAAGAGCTGTGTCAACTCCGTCAAGGTTTATGGAGATGGAGC CTGGGTGCTGTATGAGGAGCCCAACTACCGCGGCCGCATGTACATTGTGGAGAGAGGAAACTACTGCACCCACACAGAGTGGCAGGCAGAGAACCCCAACATCCAGTCCATTCGCAGGGTGGCAAACTACTTCTGA
- the rheb gene encoding GTP-binding protein Rheb gives MPQPKSRKIAILGYRSVGKSSLTIQFVEGQFVDSYDPTIENTFTKMITINGQEYHLQLVDTAGQDEYSIFPQTYSIDINGYILVYSVTSNKSFEVVQVIHEKLLDMVGKVQVPIMLVGNKNDLHMERVISCEEGKALAESWNAAFMESSAKENQTAVEVFRRMILEAEKMDGGVQPGKTSCSMM, from the exons ATGCCGCAGCCCAAATCACGAAAAATCGCCATCCTCGGGTACAGATCCGTAG gAAAGTCCTCCTTGACAATTCAGTTTGTGGAAGGCCAGTTTGTGGACTCCTATGACCCAACAATAGAAAACA CATTTACTAAAATGATCACAATAAATGGACAAGAGTACCATCTTCAGCTGGTAGACACAGCAGGACAG GATGAGTACTCCATCTTCCCACAGACCTACTCCATAGATATCAACGGTTACATTCTGGTCTATTCAGTTACATCCAATAAAAG CTTTGAAGTTGTACAAGTTATCCATGAAAAACTATTGGACATGGTGGGGAAAGTTCA AGTTCCAATTATGCTCGTCGGGAACAAGAACGACCTACATATGGAGCG agTAATCAGTTGTGAAGAAGGAAAAGCATTAGCCGAATCCTGGAACGCTGCCTTCATGGAGTCCTCAGCTAAAGAGAACCAG ACGGCCGTGGAGGTTTTCCGGAGGATGATCCTGGAGGCAGAGAAGATGGATGGCGGCGTGCAGCCAGGAAAAACGTCCTGCTCCATGATGTAG